Proteins from one Mycobacterium sp. HUMS_12744610 genomic window:
- a CDS encoding SLC13 family permease — MMLALSLLLLAVVLGFAVLRPSGWPEAFAAVPAAAILVGAGAISVHQAVRQVADLSGVVAFLGAVLVLAKLCDDEGLFEAAGAAIARVRVGSHGLLRQVFVIASTITAVLSLDATVVLLTPVVLASVRLLRTPVRPYAYATASLANAASLLLPVSNLTNLLAFHVADISFTRFALVMALPWLVTIAVVYAVFRWFFAADLRVTPQPEERDPAPRPPVFVLVVVGLTLAGFAVGQSVGVAPAWVALAGASVLAMRSLGRGHTSVVEIVGSASVSFLVFVLGLGVVVHAVMLNGMDAAMSHVLPSGSGLAALLAIAAVAAVLANIVNNLPATLVLLPLVAPAGPVAVLAVLLGVNIGPNLTYVGSLSNLLWRGVLRRHDVEFGVGEYNRLGLCTVPVSLVAAVVALWASARLLGL; from the coding sequence GTGATGCTGGCCCTTTCGCTGTTGCTGCTCGCTGTCGTCCTCGGGTTCGCCGTGCTGCGCCCGTCGGGTTGGCCGGAGGCTTTCGCGGCGGTCCCAGCGGCCGCCATCCTCGTCGGGGCCGGCGCGATCTCGGTGCACCAGGCGGTGCGGCAGGTCGCCGACCTGTCCGGTGTGGTGGCGTTCCTGGGGGCGGTGCTGGTGCTCGCCAAACTGTGCGACGACGAGGGCCTGTTCGAGGCCGCGGGTGCGGCGATCGCGCGGGTACGCGTCGGGTCGCACGGGCTGCTGCGCCAGGTGTTCGTCATTGCCTCGACCATCACCGCCGTGCTGAGCCTGGACGCCACCGTGGTGCTGCTGACGCCGGTGGTGCTAGCCAGCGTGCGCCTGCTGCGCACGCCGGTGCGCCCCTACGCCTACGCCACCGCTTCCCTGGCCAACGCCGCGTCGTTGCTGCTGCCGGTGTCGAACCTGACCAATCTGCTGGCCTTCCACGTGGCGGACATCTCGTTCACCAGGTTCGCCCTGGTGATGGCGTTGCCCTGGCTGGTCACCATCGCCGTGGTGTACGCGGTCTTCCGCTGGTTCTTCGCGGCGGACCTGCGCGTCACACCCCAACCCGAGGAACGCGATCCGGCGCCGCGCCCGCCGGTTTTCGTATTGGTGGTGGTGGGGCTGACGCTGGCCGGGTTCGCGGTCGGCCAGTCGGTCGGGGTGGCCCCGGCGTGGGTGGCGCTGGCCGGCGCCTCGGTGCTGGCGATGCGCAGCCTCGGTCGCGGGCACACCTCGGTGGTCGAGATCGTGGGCTCGGCGAGCGTGTCGTTCCTGGTGTTCGTGCTGGGGCTCGGCGTGGTGGTGCACGCGGTCATGCTCAACGGGATGGATGCCGCCATGTCCCATGTGCTGCCGTCCGGTTCGGGTCTCGCTGCGCTGCTGGCGATCGCCGCGGTGGCCGCGGTGCTGGCCAACATCGTCAACAACCTGCCGGCGACGCTGGTGTTGTTGCCGCTGGTGGCGCCCGCCGGGCCGGTCGCCGTGCTCGCGGTGCTGCTCGGGGTCAACATCGGCCCCAATCTGACCTACGTCGGCTCGCTGTCGAACCTGTTGTGGCGCGGCGTGTTGCGCCGTCACGATGTCGAATTCGGGGTCGGGGAGTACAACCGCCTCGGGCTGTGCACCGTTCCGGTGAGCCTGGTGGCGGCCGTGGTCGCCCTGTGGGCGAGTGCGCGGCTGCTGGGCCTCTAG
- a CDS encoding MBL fold metallo-hydrolase produces MRLRLGRPDIARYADRFDVPAAESGLSVTWLGVSTLLVDDGSSALMTDGYFSRPPLARVAAGTVAPAPARVDGCLARARVSRLAAVIPVHTHIDHVLDSALVADRTGAQLVGGRSAANVGRGYGLAPNRLVVAVDGEPIRLGAYDVTLVRSRHCPPDRFPGVIDAPLTPPVRASAYRCGEAWSALVHHLPSGRRLLIQGSAGFVEGALAGQSADAVYLSVGQLGLQPRSYLVDYWTQTVRAVGARRAILVHWDDFFRPLSKPLRALPYAGDDLDVSIRILDELAARDGVALHLPTVWRRENPWA; encoded by the coding sequence ATGCGGCTGCGGCTCGGCCGGCCCGATATCGCGCGGTATGCGGACCGCTTCGACGTGCCCGCCGCCGAATCCGGGCTCTCGGTGACCTGGCTGGGCGTGTCGACGCTGCTGGTCGACGACGGGTCGTCCGCGCTGATGACCGACGGGTACTTCTCCCGGCCTCCCCTGGCGCGGGTCGCCGCGGGCACCGTGGCACCGGCACCGGCGCGCGTCGACGGCTGCCTCGCCCGCGCCAGGGTGTCCCGGCTCGCGGCGGTCATCCCGGTGCACACCCACATCGACCACGTCCTGGACTCCGCCCTGGTCGCCGACCGCACCGGCGCGCAGCTGGTCGGCGGGCGATCGGCGGCCAATGTCGGGCGGGGGTACGGCCTGGCACCGAACCGGCTGGTCGTCGCGGTCGACGGCGAACCGATCCGGTTGGGCGCCTACGACGTCACGCTGGTCCGGTCGCGGCACTGCCCGCCCGACCGGTTTCCCGGGGTGATCGATGCGCCGCTGACCCCGCCGGTGCGCGCGTCGGCCTACCGCTGCGGAGAGGCATGGTCGGCGCTGGTGCACCACCTGCCGTCTGGCCGGCGGCTGCTGATCCAGGGCAGCGCCGGCTTCGTCGAGGGCGCGCTGGCCGGCCAGAGCGCGGACGCGGTCTACCTCAGCGTCGGCCAGCTCGGCCTTCAGCCTCGGTCCTACCTCGTCGACTACTGGACGCAGACCGTGCGCGCGGTGGGCGCGCGCAGGGCGATCCTGGTCCACTGGGACGACTTCTTCCGCCCACTGTCCAAGCCGTTGCGCGCCCTGCCCTATGCGGGCGACGACCTGGACGTATCCATCCGAATTCTCGACGAACTGGCCGCACGGGACGGCGTCGCGCTGCACCTGCCCACGGTGTGGCGGCGCGAGAACCCGTGGGCGTGA
- a CDS encoding LamB/YcsF family protein has translation MARIDLNADLGEGFGVWRLGDDEAMLEIVTSANVACGFHAGDPAGLLQVCRSAAERGVRIGAQVSYRDLAGFGRRFIDVDAEELLADVVYQIGGLQAIAQACGSTVSYVKPHGALYNTIVANREQAAAVAAAVHLVDAGLPVLGMAGSAFFEEAARLGLRTVAEAFADRAYHPDGSLVSRRERGAVLDDPAAIAERVATMVTSGHVTAIDGARVAVDVESVCVHGDSPGAVRIATAVRDRLRAAGSDIRSFC, from the coding sequence GCCGACCTGGGCGAGGGTTTCGGTGTCTGGCGTCTCGGCGACGACGAGGCGATGCTCGAGATCGTCACGAGCGCCAACGTGGCGTGCGGATTCCATGCGGGCGATCCCGCCGGCCTGTTGCAGGTGTGCCGGTCGGCCGCCGAGCGCGGGGTGCGCATCGGGGCCCAGGTGAGCTACCGCGACCTCGCCGGGTTCGGCAGGCGTTTCATCGACGTCGACGCCGAGGAACTGCTCGCCGACGTGGTCTATCAGATCGGCGGGTTGCAGGCGATCGCCCAGGCGTGCGGTTCGACGGTGTCCTACGTCAAACCCCATGGCGCGCTGTACAACACGATCGTCGCCAATCGTGAGCAGGCTGCCGCCGTGGCGGCGGCGGTACACCTGGTGGACGCCGGCCTGCCGGTGCTGGGCATGGCCGGTTCGGCCTTCTTCGAGGAGGCGGCCCGCCTCGGCCTGCGCACGGTCGCCGAGGCTTTCGCCGACCGCGCCTACCACCCGGACGGCAGCCTGGTCTCCCGTCGGGAACGCGGTGCCGTGCTCGACGACCCGGCGGCGATCGCCGAGCGCGTCGCGACCATGGTGACCTCGGGCCACGTCACCGCGATCGACGGCGCCCGTGTCGCCGTCGACGTGGAATCGGTTTGCGTGCACGGGGATTCGCCCGGCGCGGTGCGGATCGCCACCGCGGTGCGTGACCGGCTGCGGGCCGCCGGCTCCGACATCAGGTCGTTCTGCTGA